One Nitrospira sp. SG-bin1 genomic region harbors:
- a CDS encoding cell division protein FtsA, producing the protein MPKRDQILVGLDIGTTKICAIVAEMTDAGGLSIIGVGSSPSRGLRKGVVVDIESTVESIKKAVEEAELMAAVQINSVYTGIAGSHISAENCKGVVALKRAEVTREDIHRAIESARTLAVIPHERRILHVLPREFMVDGQEGVREPLGLSGNRLEVNVHVITGAVTSAQNIVKSVNRAGLDVVDIILQPLASSEAVLSQEERELGVAMVDLGGGTTDLAIFLDGSIRHSAVLPIGGQNLTKDLAIGLLTSQTEAEKIKTQYGIARTELVTGHQVVEVPSVGDRPARTFSRRDIAEILEPRVDEMFELVRREIVRAGYEGMLGAGVVITGGTSLLDGMPDAAERVLNLPARRGIPSGIGGLRDIVGHPSHSTGVGLLIHGRRHVDELETAGLRNGGTWERMRRWTKRVLEVF; encoded by the coding sequence ATGCCGAAACGGGATCAAATTCTGGTCGGACTCGACATCGGAACCACGAAGATTTGTGCGATCGTGGCCGAGATGACCGACGCCGGAGGGCTCAGCATCATCGGCGTCGGATCGAGCCCATCCCGCGGCTTACGCAAGGGAGTCGTCGTTGATATCGAAAGTACCGTCGAATCCATCAAAAAAGCGGTCGAAGAAGCGGAGTTGATGGCGGCGGTCCAGATCAATTCGGTCTACACCGGCATCGCAGGCAGCCACATTTCCGCCGAAAACTGCAAAGGAGTTGTGGCGTTGAAACGGGCCGAGGTGACTCGTGAAGATATCCACCGGGCCATCGAAAGCGCTCGTACTCTTGCCGTGATTCCCCATGAACGTCGGATTCTTCACGTGTTACCGCGGGAGTTCATGGTGGATGGGCAGGAGGGGGTCCGCGAACCATTGGGCCTATCGGGTAACCGCTTGGAGGTTAATGTCCATGTCATCACCGGCGCCGTGACCTCCGCCCAAAACATCGTGAAGAGCGTCAATCGAGCCGGACTCGATGTGGTCGACATCATTCTCCAGCCCCTGGCGTCCAGCGAGGCGGTGTTGAGCCAAGAGGAGCGGGAACTCGGCGTGGCGATGGTGGACCTGGGAGGAGGGACAACGGATCTCGCCATTTTCCTGGACGGGAGCATCCGGCACTCGGCGGTCCTTCCCATCGGCGGACAAAACTTGACGAAGGACTTGGCGATCGGCCTTCTCACCTCACAGACTGAGGCGGAGAAAATCAAGACCCAGTACGGCATTGCCAGGACTGAGCTGGTGACCGGGCATCAGGTCGTCGAAGTGCCGTCGGTTGGAGATCGGCCGGCTCGAACATTTTCCCGACGGGACATCGCCGAAATCTTGGAGCCGCGAGTCGATGAGATGTTTGAGCTCGTGCGCAGGGAAATCGTGCGCGCCGGCTATGAAGGGATGCTGGGGGCCGGTGTGGTCATTACGGGCGGCACGTCCTTGTTGGACGGCATGCCCGATGCCGCCGAGAGGGTGTTGAACTTGCCGGCACGCCGAGGCATACCATCCGGCATTGGAGGATTACGCGATATTGTCGGCCATCCCAGCCATTCCACCGGCGTCGGTCTGCTGATACACGGCCGGCGACATGTCGATGAGTTAGAAACGGCCGGGCTTCGCAATGGGGGAACCTGGGAAAGAATGCGTAGGTGGACGAAGCGGGTGTTGGAGGTCTTTTAA
- a CDS encoding cell division protein FtsZ → MFSFQEDMLSPVRIKVIGIGGAGCNAINTMITSGLARVDFISANTDLQALDRSLAPYKIQLGPERTRGLGAGAKPEIGRDAALESKEHIRECLEGADMVFVTAGMGGGTGTGAAPIVASIAREMGILTVGVVTKPFQYEGQRRHKHAEEGIRDLRRHVDTLLVIPNQRLLGIVDKSTPLLEAFKVADDVLRQAIQGIADVITTTGHVNVDFADVRTVMSHTGRAVMGMGVSYGPNRAIEAAQKAMCSPLLEEGSVEGARGVLLNITGGPSMSLHEIEEAASIIQQTADPEANIIVGQVINPDMGEELIITVIATGFEREEDSASSGMGSDRASHRPAKPVPSMLAGVGASLAADRPMKDLDRPTFLRRMNDARESMDRAVLTAEDEWDVPTFLRKQTD, encoded by the coding sequence ATGTTCTCATTTCAAGAAGATATGCTGTCACCGGTCCGCATTAAGGTGATCGGAATCGGTGGTGCTGGATGCAACGCGATCAACACGATGATCACCTCCGGACTCGCACGGGTGGATTTTATCTCGGCCAACACGGATCTCCAGGCGCTTGATCGGTCCTTGGCACCCTATAAGATCCAACTGGGTCCGGAGCGAACCCGGGGATTGGGCGCCGGGGCCAAACCGGAGATCGGCCGAGATGCGGCGCTTGAGAGCAAGGAGCACATCCGAGAATGTCTGGAAGGGGCCGACATGGTGTTTGTCACGGCCGGGATGGGGGGAGGAACCGGTACCGGAGCCGCCCCTATTGTGGCCAGCATCGCCCGTGAAATGGGCATCCTCACGGTCGGAGTCGTCACGAAACCGTTTCAGTACGAAGGCCAACGACGACACAAGCACGCGGAGGAAGGAATCCGCGACTTGCGTCGGCACGTCGATACATTGCTCGTGATCCCGAATCAGCGGCTCCTGGGAATCGTCGATAAATCGACCCCGCTCCTCGAAGCGTTCAAAGTCGCGGATGACGTGTTGCGGCAGGCGATCCAAGGCATTGCCGACGTCATTACAACGACGGGACATGTCAACGTGGACTTCGCCGACGTCCGCACCGTGATGTCACACACCGGACGGGCGGTCATGGGCATGGGCGTGTCCTACGGGCCGAATCGAGCGATTGAAGCGGCCCAAAAAGCGATGTGCAGCCCTCTCCTTGAAGAAGGAAGTGTCGAGGGGGCCCGTGGCGTGCTCCTGAACATCACGGGGGGCCCCAGCATGTCCTTGCACGAGATCGAAGAAGCCGCTTCGATTATCCAACAGACGGCCGATCCCGAGGCCAACATCATCGTCGGTCAAGTGATCAACCCGGACATGGGCGAGGAGCTCATCATTACCGTGATCGCGACCGGGTTTGAGCGAGAAGAGGATTCTGCATCCTCGGGAATGGGATCCGATAGAGCATCCCATCGACCCGCTAAGCCGGTCCCTTCCATGTTGGCAGGCGTAGGTGCGTCTCTGGCAGCCGATCGGCCGATGAAAGACCTCGATCGTCCTACGTTTTTGAGAAGAATGAACGACGCGCGTGAGTCGATGGACCGGGCGGTGTTGACCGCGGAAGATGAATGGGATGTGCCGACGTTTCTTCGAAAACAAACTGATTGA